From a single Haladaptatus caseinilyticus genomic region:
- a CDS encoding helix-turn-helix domain-containing protein, translating to MSVTDDTPISRKRLQTVFEQLANDRKLDILSYAADHEQFTVTALKDDLGIPHTTAHDYCRELHQAGLLHREQMKPATYSAVDFDIQLSLDAIATAVETESETIDYMLATYGEGIIDELLDIWGRVEAGELTYREASGTLDMQHADFLRLAAELELFNR from the coding sequence ATGAGCGTCACAGACGATACTCCCATCTCACGAAAACGCCTCCAAACCGTGTTTGAACAACTGGCAAACGACCGAAAACTCGACATCCTCAGCTACGCGGCCGACCACGAGCAGTTCACCGTAACGGCCCTCAAAGACGACCTCGGAATTCCACATACGACAGCACACGACTATTGCCGTGAATTGCACCAAGCAGGTCTTCTGCATCGCGAGCAAATGAAGCCTGCAACCTACAGCGCAGTTGATTTCGACATTCAACTGTCACTCGATGCCATTGCGACAGCTGTCGAGACCGAGTCCGAAACAATCGACTACATGCTTGCGACGTATGGTGAAGGTATCATCGACGAACTCCTCGATATCTGGGGGCGTGTCGAAGCAGGTGAACTCACGTACCGCGAGGCGAGTGGTACGCTTGACATGCAGCATGCTGACTTCCTTCGGCTGGCGGCTGAACTCGAGTTGTTCAACCGATGA
- a CDS encoding type II toxin-antitoxin system VapC family toxin: protein MSEQPQPLFIDTGAFFAWVNTRAGRHEIAQSVFDALRREAIPYQPLFTSRYVLSELATLTTRKVNHKTAVDVLQTIRRSESFTILPVEEGVFAAVCDEFERYDDQQISFVDHTSAVLAREYDIDNIFAFDRDFTTLGLTRVPADIHFPE, encoded by the coding sequence ATGAGTGAACAACCACAGCCGCTGTTCATCGATACAGGGGCGTTCTTTGCGTGGGTTAACACCCGTGCTGGACGGCACGAGATTGCGCAGTCTGTATTTGATGCGCTTCGCCGTGAAGCGATTCCGTACCAGCCGTTGTTCACGAGTCGGTACGTGCTCTCGGAGTTAGCTACCCTCACCACTCGGAAGGTCAACCACAAGACGGCGGTGGATGTGCTTCAGACGATTCGCCGCTCGGAGAGTTTCACTATTCTTCCCGTGGAGGAGGGTGTGTTTGCGGCGGTGTGTGATGAGTTCGAGCGCTATGACGACCAGCAGATTTCGTTTGTTGATCACACGAGTGCGGTACTGGCTCGTGAGTACGATATCGACAATATCTTTGCCTTTGATCGGGATTTCACGACGCTCGGGCTGACTCGTGTGCCTGCTGATATTCACTTCCCGGAGTGA
- a CDS encoding HTH domain-containing protein: MSRERNRDTGRYVQTLTLDAVLRAMREASDPVVTAKELSERLDCSSEAARQKLVQLHEQGLIERRKVGAGAVIWWIDEDTAEPSGIDADDPFWSLKPTAGEPVEEDEIDDILYGTDE, from the coding sequence ATGAGCCGAGAACGGAATCGAGATACTGGTCGGTACGTCCAGACACTCACCCTCGACGCCGTCCTACGGGCGATGCGTGAGGCCAGTGACCCGGTCGTCACGGCGAAGGAACTGAGCGAACGATTGGATTGCTCGTCGGAAGCAGCCCGCCAGAAACTCGTTCAACTTCATGAGCAGGGACTGATCGAACGTCGGAAGGTTGGTGCGGGGGCAGTCATTTGGTGGATCGACGAGGATACAGCGGAACCGAGCGGAATCGATGCGGACGATCCATTTTGGTCGCTGAAGCCAACTGCTGGTGAGCCAGTCGAGGAAGACGAGATCGACGATATCCTTTACGGTACTGATGAGTGA
- a CDS encoding SWIM zinc finger family protein yields MSTKTPSELEADETAQKRAQAEQFSFDVDAPGLIEVTNESHENPEEHQYTVSIDDVTNELMACTCPHHVHRNAFCKHMPAVENAIDDETLDAFPSEDDNETEPDNGDFPCWPCVRAGQKELPN; encoded by the coding sequence ATGTCAACGAAAACGCCTAGTGAACTTGAAGCTGACGAGACGGCACAGAAACGCGCACAGGCCGAACAATTTTCCTTCGACGTCGATGCGCCTGGACTCATCGAAGTCACCAACGAGAGCCACGAGAACCCCGAAGAGCACCAATACACCGTGTCCATCGACGACGTGACCAACGAACTGATGGCCTGTACGTGTCCGCACCACGTCCATCGGAACGCCTTTTGCAAACACATGCCCGCCGTTGAGAATGCGATTGACGACGAGACGCTCGACGCATTCCCCTCGGAGGACGACAACGAGACCGAACCGGACAACGGCGACTTCCCGTGCTGGCCATGCGTACGGGCGGGACAGAAGGAACTACCGAACTAA
- a CDS encoding DUF7342 family protein encodes MATPPQNGVTSWTETMSARERIRSVVETLREPRSTNWISEQADAAWSTTNQELQDLVDQDRLQRVEVGDTTLYQPDYTRLLFDEIRTLIEENAREELRSELTAITEEIEAWQEAYAIETWEELEQSLADSDLSSAELRERRDVIGFWHENEQDRQLIKHALELYSDVETAREQMTDAVDRATS; translated from the coding sequence ATGGCTACCCCACCACAAAACGGTGTCACATCATGGACCGAGACGATGAGTGCACGCGAACGCATTCGCTCGGTGGTTGAAACGCTTCGTGAACCTCGGTCGACCAACTGGATAAGCGAGCAAGCCGATGCAGCTTGGAGCACGACGAACCAAGAGCTACAAGACCTTGTTGACCAAGATCGCTTGCAGCGCGTCGAGGTTGGTGACACCACACTTTATCAACCGGATTATACTCGATTACTCTTCGATGAGATCCGCACCCTCATCGAAGAGAACGCTCGCGAGGAACTCCGGAGCGAACTAACAGCGATCACCGAGGAAATTGAGGCGTGGCAGGAAGCGTATGCTATAGAGACGTGGGAGGAACTCGAACAGTCACTCGCGGATAGCGACCTGTCGAGTGCCGAACTCCGCGAACGGCGTGATGTGATCGGATTCTGGCATGAAAACGAGCAAGACCGACAGCTTATCAAGCACGCACTGGAGCTCTATTCGGATGTTGAAACAGCTCGTGAGCAGATGACGGACGCAGTTGATCGAGCGACAAGCTAA
- a CDS encoding SWIM zinc finger family protein: MHTNDFVQFFFDVDAPGLIEVTNESHDKPADHQYTAAIDDVTNELMACTCPHHVHRNAFCKHMAAVETATDDGTLEAFPSEDEDETEPDNCDCDGLGDFPCWPCVRTGRKELPN; this comes from the coding sequence TTGCATACAAATGATTTCGTTCAATTCTTCTTCGACGTCGATGCCCCTGGACTCATCGAAGTCACCAATGAGAGCCACGACAAGCCCGCTGACCACCAGTACACCGCTGCCATCGACGACGTGACCAACGAACTGATGGCCTGCACGTGCCCACACCACGTCCACCGCAACGCCTTCTGTAAACACATGGCTGCCGTCGAAACCGCGACGGACGACGGAACACTCGAGGCCTTCCCCTCCGAGGACGAAGACGAGACCGAACCAGACAACTGCGATTGCGACGGTCTCGGGGACTTCCCGTGCTGGCCATGCGTGCGGACGGGTCGCAAAGAACTGCCAAACTAA
- a CDS encoding carbonic anhydrase, with protein MGLTMLGGWETFGVAEAKTTQRASTNTASHSSLNKRSFSNGLTGLLQRNQLWTDALPGDYFSDVQNNQAPSVTSVCCSDSRVSQEGMFLGALEAGFLFKPSNIGNKVISLVDGERVVDGDFLYGLEKADSENGVVIGHTDCGAITAAYEIAIGKQLDESPGISQELEVLVDIVDDGLKSDRVDTDTTDLEVINQLVEYNVHRQIQFLADSDAVSKERNLYGFVYDFQGAYGGTRGRTYLVNIDGETDQCQLKHRVPNQYESFVRSLLR; from the coding sequence ATGGGTCTCACGATGCTGGGAGGATGGGAAACCTTTGGGGTAGCAGAAGCTAAAACAACACAACGAGCCAGTACGAACACTGCTTCTCACAGTTCTCTAAATAAACGCTCTTTTAGCAACGGTCTTACTGGTCTGCTCCAGCGAAACCAACTGTGGACAGACGCATTACCGGGCGACTATTTCAGCGATGTGCAAAACAATCAAGCGCCCTCTGTAACCTCTGTCTGTTGTTCTGATTCGCGAGTATCCCAAGAGGGTATGTTTCTTGGAGCACTTGAAGCAGGGTTTTTGTTTAAGCCGAGTAATATCGGGAATAAGGTTATCAGTCTAGTAGATGGTGAACGAGTTGTCGACGGTGATTTTCTCTATGGACTCGAAAAAGCGGATTCCGAGAACGGAGTTGTTATCGGACACACTGACTGCGGTGCGATTACTGCGGCCTATGAAATTGCAATTGGAAAACAGCTCGATGAATCACCTGGGATCAGCCAAGAACTGGAAGTACTCGTAGACATCGTCGATGATGGGCTCAAATCCGACCGTGTTGACACCGATACGACGGATCTCGAAGTTATTAATCAACTCGTCGAATACAATGTTCATCGACAGATTCAGTTCCTTGCCGACAGTGATGCTGTGTCCAAGGAACGGAATCTCTATGGATTCGTCTACGACTTCCAAGGAGCGTATGGAGGTACACGAGGACGAACGTATTTGGTCAATATCGATGGTGAAACCGACCAGTGTCAACTCAAGCACCGAGTTCCAAATCAATATGAATCGTTTGTTCGGAGCCTACTTCGCTAA
- a CDS encoding SWIM zinc finger family protein: MACTCPHHVHRNAFCKHMAAVENATDDGTIDAFSPEDEDEPDHCGCDGLGDFPCWPCVRTERKELPS; encoded by the coding sequence ATGGCCTGCACGTGTCCGCACCACGTCCACCGCAACGCATTCTGCAAACACATGGCCGCCGTCGAAAACGCGACGGACGACGGGACGATTGACGCGTTCTCACCAGAAGACGAAGACGAACCAGACCACTGCGGCTGTGATGGCCTTGGTGACTTCCCATGCTGGCCATGCGTGCGAACGGAACGGAAGGAACTACCGAGCTAA
- a CDS encoding CopG family transcriptional regulator, with protein sequence MSTRKVNFRLPEELVTHADIAAEVTHKNRTELLIEALREYLKEIESEESFQEAVVELYLADELDFEILQDIIGRQDAEAVRTSKQLLDEGDDLANKLADL encoded by the coding sequence ATGAGTACTCGGAAAGTCAACTTTCGTCTGCCGGAAGAACTTGTGACTCATGCAGATATCGCTGCTGAAGTCACGCATAAAAACCGAACCGAACTCCTCATCGAAGCGCTTCGAGAGTACCTCAAGGAAATCGAATCAGAAGAGAGCTTTCAAGAAGCAGTCGTTGAACTCTATCTCGCAGACGAACTTGATTTCGAAATCCTCCAGGACATAATCGGTCGCCAGGACGCAGAAGCAGTCCGTACCTCAAAGCAACTTCTTGATGAGGGAGACGACCTCGCCAACAAACTTGCAGATCTGTAG
- a CDS encoding SWIM zinc finger family protein: MACTCPHHVHRNAYCKHMAAVETATDDGTLTAFSFKDDNETEPEDCDCDGLGDFPCWLCAKTGRKELPN; the protein is encoded by the coding sequence ATGGCCTGCACCTGCCCGCATCACGTCCACCGCAACGCCTACTGCAAGCACATGGCCGCTGTCGAAACCGCAACCGACGACGGGACGCTCACGGCGTTCTCCTTCAAGGACGACAACGAGACCGAACCGGAAGACTGTGACTGCGACGGCCTCGGCGACTTCCCGTGCTGGCTGTGCGCGAAAACAGGACGAAAAGAACTGCCGAACTAA
- a CDS encoding DUF3995 domain-containing protein, whose protein sequence is MEKPIDDTLPPVWAGYTASAWMIVFAAMSFYWALGGTAGINTVSLGQELAGDPWFITLLWLTGILKIGGGILALALVQSWGQQLPRQLVLILAWGVSVLLVLHGGDFIIQGALTENGLIGFPAFAAWTTAHWQTFVWGPWWLLGGIAFCAATWNYQRRSR, encoded by the coding sequence ATGGAGAAGCCCATCGACGACACGTTACCACCCGTATGGGCTGGGTACACGGCCAGCGCATGGATGATTGTGTTTGCCGCAATGAGTTTTTACTGGGCACTCGGTGGAACGGCAGGAATCAACACCGTTTCGCTCGGCCAAGAGCTTGCGGGTGACCCTTGGTTCATCACGCTCCTCTGGCTCACTGGCATTTTGAAAATCGGTGGCGGAATCCTCGCTCTCGCACTTGTTCAGTCATGGGGCCAACAGCTTCCTCGACAGCTGGTACTTATCCTCGCATGGGGAGTGAGCGTACTTCTAGTTCTCCATGGTGGTGATTTTATCATTCAGGGTGCACTCACCGAGAATGGACTCATTGGTTTTCCCGCTTTCGCAGCGTGGACAACGGCCCACTGGCAGACGTTTGTATGGGGACCATGGTGGCTCCTTGGTGGTATTGCGTTCTGTGCGGCGACGTGGAACTACCAGCGACGATCACGTTGA
- a CDS encoding helix-turn-helix domain-containing protein, producing the protein MRFVTILLTPTESTFDPIVQAFADDSAVRRQAVDHIRMLDDGTGVLLVQFDGERERAEALLDAHPNVLAYDISEVDNSLYAYVHQKWSETATSFHSIVQTHGLVVDTPMTFTEDSDLQVTLLGEQQTIQTALAEIPDTFDCSVETIGDYSPSTTRLFEQLTERQQEAITVALKLGYFRDPRMATYKDIGEELGCGPETVGEHLRKAQATIFAELVP; encoded by the coding sequence ATGAGATTTGTAACAATACTTCTCACTCCCACCGAGTCTACATTTGATCCCATCGTGCAGGCGTTTGCCGACGACTCGGCAGTGAGACGGCAAGCAGTAGATCATATACGGATGTTAGATGATGGAACCGGTGTGCTTCTCGTCCAATTCGACGGAGAGCGCGAGCGAGCGGAGGCACTATTGGACGCCCACCCTAATGTTCTCGCATACGATATCTCCGAGGTGGATAACAGCCTCTATGCGTACGTTCACCAGAAATGGAGCGAGACTGCTACATCGTTCCATTCCATCGTGCAGACGCACGGACTCGTCGTCGATACTCCGATGACATTTACCGAAGACAGTGATCTGCAGGTAACACTGCTTGGAGAGCAACAGACGATCCAGACAGCGCTCGCAGAGATACCCGACACTTTCGACTGTTCTGTTGAAACCATCGGCGACTATTCACCATCGACCACACGGCTGTTCGAACAATTGACCGAACGCCAACAGGAGGCGATAACGGTTGCACTCAAACTAGGCTACTTTCGCGACCCACGAATGGCCACATACAAAGATATCGGCGAAGAACTCGGCTGTGGGCCTGAAACCGTAGGAGAGCACCTACGAAAAGCCCAGGCGACGATATTTGCTGAACTTGTCCCCTGA
- a CDS encoding DoxX family protein, with amino-acid sequence MSTIETAILVVQGLLGLIMVASGGVKFIRTDFHTTQFEQFGYPQWFLVVAGGVEVLGGLGLLAGLVFTPILGVLGGFLIAVTMIGAILTHLIRVDDPLSASTPAAVFLVAGLIVTISRLLSFQL; translated from the coding sequence ATGAGCACTATTGAAACAGCCATTCTCGTCGTACAAGGACTGCTCGGACTCATCATGGTGGCGTCGGGTGGGGTGAAGTTCATTCGCACTGACTTCCATACAACGCAGTTCGAGCAGTTCGGGTACCCACAGTGGTTCCTGGTCGTAGCTGGCGGTGTCGAAGTTCTCGGCGGTCTCGGTCTCCTCGCCGGGCTCGTATTCACACCCATACTCGGTGTACTTGGTGGCTTCCTGATCGCCGTAACGATGATCGGAGCCATTCTGACACACCTCATCCGGGTTGACGATCCGCTCTCGGCATCAACCCCAGCGGCGGTCTTCCTCGTAGCCGGACTCATCGTCACGATATCCCGACTGCTCTCATTCCAGCTCTGA